Below is a genomic region from Ascaphus truei isolate aAscTru1 chromosome 8, aAscTru1.hap1, whole genome shotgun sequence.
GTGGGGGTTGGGGACAGGAGTGGGTCCTGCTCTTTTAAAAGTCTCCCTAACAATCATGTCATACAATATAATCAGTAGAAAGCAAACCAATTAATTTCCTATGTCAGCAGCTGTTTTATAGACCTTCAGAAAACCACCAAAAGATATGAGCAGCTATCTCTGGAGTGCTACAGCAAATGAAAGAAAAATAAGAAATCAATATTGAGAGCATAACGAGATGTGTTCAAAGGCACAAAGAAATGTTTGtaaaatgaaatataaaaaattGCAAATTGTAACATACTGAGAGCCATCAATCTGACAGACCTATTATGAGAAGAGAAATAGTTGCCTTTTTTCTCTGCTGTCTTATTTGTTTGCATGTATTttatctttctctttttttttttcaaggatATTGTGGAACAACCTTTATATTTAATTTCTTATCATGTATGCCCTTTTGCATACAATGTTTATATATTCGGCATCTAAATGTCATCTTTGCTTTAAGTAAAGAAGAAAATTGCACACATTTTTTGACGATATAAAATTCTTCCTCCTTACGGTTTGTAAAACACATTTTCCTGCGACCTTAGAGCTAGCTATTTTCATCTTGTTATGTACGGTATTTGCCGTTTCACACCACAGATATGGGCTGGGCCTGTGGGAGCTCTGCAGATGCCTACTGTTTTCTCTGCCCGTTTTGTACCGTATGTAATTAAATACTTATTGTATTATTTCTCAGGAGAGTTGGGAAAAATCACAGTAATAAACATTTCTAGTAGACCTTAGATTTTCTCCTGGAGGTGCTGGTGAAGAGTTTTATTAACTTTGAGACGCCTATATactaactttttttcttttttttaatttgtgtgtATCAACAATATCAATGTCTAAAAAGtagcacattttttttataaaatgttttcctATGTTGGTATGAAGACTTCATACATATGACGCATAGTTTGTTGCTTTGAAAGTATTTTTTACACATCCCGCATGGGGCAGGTTGTAGGTACATACCAGCCCAGGCCATTCCTGGAAGAGCGGCCCTAATCCTACGGCATCAGGTGAAGTCACGTCATGACGACACGGCGCCATTTGACGTCGGGTCACTATGACAACACGACGCTGTAGGAGGCGATGCCACTCCAGAGAAGGAAAGCCCATGCATTCCGTCATGTTGAATGCCTCATTGAAAGAAATACGTTTTTCGGTTGATACATAGCGACTTCATTCTGCACGAATACTATTAACTTTGCGACACACTTTTAAATGATTTTGTGGCACACAAATACTCTATTTTACTACATttcattaacatctgtacgccaagcacAGTCCATTTTTGTGCGCCAAAAACGAAAAATAATTTTTTGACGGAGCAGGCACTGATGGAGAAATTTCAGGCTCGTACATGGACACGCGCAATTGAAATGGAGTTCGACATGCACGAAAAAAGCCACTTGCGACGCCTAGTGCATAAGCCCCACAACCACTTCTGGTGATTGACGGTAGTTTTTAAGTGGGATAGGTCTTGACATATTGGAGCGCGATTCCTTACTCGTTTGCATTGTTTGAGGTTGAGTGTGTTAATTAGTAGTGAGTTTGTCTGTCCCTAGTGCGTCAACGGGTTCGCCAGAAGTCTTGGATACAACACCTCTCTGGACCTGCCAGATAAAACTCTGCAGTTTGTGAAGGATCACCCTCTGCTAGACGATCCCGTCAACCCCATCGGGAACAGGCCAGTTTTAATTAAAAGAGGAGCAAATTATATCAAGTTAGTCGTGGACCGAATCGTGGGCCTAGACAAACAAGCGTATGAAGTCATGTTTCTAGGCACGGGTAGGTATTAAGATGCTTGAGATTTAGCACACCGTATTATTCTCCAACATTGCTGGCCCTGCAGGCAGGGATAGGGTTGAATTGATATTTCTTCAGAGTTGAATTGATATTTCTTCAGAGTTGCatagcctttttgttttttttttgggcaACCATTTGTTGTTAGGAATAACAAATCCTGAACGGATCTTCTGCCCCCATCCCCTCTGGTAATGTTATGTGTGTTGTATTGCATTAAAGGTGTTGTCAAGCCAGGTTGCACTTGTCTATTTTATGGAGGCTATTTTCAGACCTTTAGATGCTGGAAGAGTTATTTTGAAAATAAATCGGTGTGAAATGCTTAGTTTCTGCagtattgtcttttttttttttatgtagatAACGGATATTTGCACAAAGCTGTAAGTTGCGACAGCGAGATGTTCATTATTGAAGAATCACAGCTTTTTCAGTCTCCAGATCCAGTGCAGTCTCTTAAACTCTCTTCCAAAAAGGTAAATGGGATGCTTTAGTATCCAATAAGCAGCTCAGCCTCCACCAGTCACTGTTATAAGAATACTGCAAATGTTAAGCTTTCAGATCTGGGTAGTTTTAAATAgtaatgtaacttttaatacccTTAAACATTGGACATTTACAGCATTGCAACATATGGGCCCTAAGTTACTAAAAAGGAAAGCAATTTGCATGGCATATTCCCTGACATTTTGCTGTTTTGGAGTTAGGCTTTTAGACCTCAACTTGGAAAGCTGTTACATCGCCCATGAGAACATTTCCTGTAGTAAAAGCAAGATAATTCATAACTTGAAATGAACACACAGCCCTCACTGAGAATAGAATTTTCTGTTTCATGCGGTTGGCTTGTCTGTTTGTAGGGTTTCTTGTATGTGGGATCTCCATCACAAGTGGTGCAACTTCCTGTCGCTGTTTGCAGCCGGTACACAAACTGCATGGATTGCGTGTTATCGAGAGATCCCTACTGTGCCTGGAGCCGAGAACGTCAGGAGTGTGTAACTGTCGCAGACCACACCGGGGACTTCAAGTAAGTACCGACCAAGTTTCAAAGCCATGTAGGTGGCTAGAACAATAGTTATCTCATAAAAATTACCTTTTATTTGAATGTGTAGTACCTTGGCCTATTACATATGCCGTGATATCTTGTGCAAGTTTTCAGTTTCCAAGAATTATTGATGTAGAAAATTGTGACATTTCTAATGAATTAATTGTAACTCAACCAAAAGACTGCAACCTTGGAGGATTTGCAGAGTTCTTACCTCAGGGTCATATTTACTGATCATTCTACCACAAGACACCTGACGGTGCTGGAAGTGGAGTGGGCTTAAAGGTCTCCGAGCATCGTTCGGTATCTTATGGCAGAAGGctgcttagtagatatgggcATTAGGCTAGGATCACTAAGCGACGTTATGTGGTATCACACCCAGAATATGAATGAAATATTAATGGCAGTTAAAACGCTACATCGGGGTACGATACCCTGCATCGCGACTAAGTGAATCCCGGCCTAAATCCCTTAAATTGACTAACAAAAGGAGCATACTGTATATTGCGTTGTTTGGTTAAGCTTGTATtggatgggaggggagagaggtgtggccAGAACATAGGCTTGCATTCCCTCTGCAGCTGCATGTTCAGGGAGTCGGAGGCAATACAATGGAGAGTCTTACCAAAAATATGTAAAGTACTAAACATTTATTCATATTTATCTGTATTCCACTTCTGGAAAAGTTGAGATACCAGTTGAGTATTTTACCCTTTCTTATTTTCTACATTTAACTTGATTTTGTGCAATGCTGCTTTAACCTTTCAGTGTCTAAGGCTTCTGCAACAAATGTCAATGCAATATGGTACAACGCCATTGGCTctaaatatataaaacacagcTGCAGTAGAAAGTACTGCACACTATTGCCTTTCCTGAAGCAGCACTAGTAATTAAAGTGATATATTTCCCTGTTTTATTCTAATCTCGCAGAGCGATGATACAGAGTGTGAAAAATGGTGATGCTTCTGAATGCCCAAAAGTTGGTAAGTTAACAGTTGTGTTTATAGAAACATTGCAATCCAATTTGCAAACACTCTCCAGGCAAATGCTAAGGGCCCCAGGAACCCCAATAACAAGATATTAAAATGCAGGTGTTGCATCACATCTTGATGTCATTTTCAACATGCACAGTGTAtggcagaaaggagagaggaagcatttttttatttatttattttaaagaaagCATTCTGGATCTAGGAAGGCTGTATTGAAGGTGGTGGGCAGGTGACCCTGGTGAACAGTGAGAAAGTCCTTTTACTGAAAACGTAGTGGATACGTGGAATAGCAACAGAAGTGTTGTCTCTCCATAACGTGAGCTCTCTGCGAAAGGAATTACTTTTCCTATCGTGGGCTTTTATATTCTTCTGTAATCTTTGTTCTGCTGTGTGACGCGCTGTACACTGAATGCACTACAACTCTATATGTAAATCTACATACACAAGTGGAGGAGGCTCATACTGCAAATGGCTTCAGGTAGGCAAAGTGCTTATCTGCTGTAAATAtggtttctgttttctttcatcaGGGAATCATATCCAGGATCGCTCTGTTTTGTATGGTAACAGTGTACGGCTCTCCTGCACCCCTGTATCTAACCTGGCTCATACTAAATGGATATTCAATGGCAACAGCCTCCACACAGACGGTCCTAAATACCTCCTGTACGAACACGGAATGGTCATATTTAACGTGACCGTGGCAGACAGAGGCCTTTACGATTGCCAGTCAGTGGAAAGAGCCAACGGCAAAGAGTTCTTCCTTGTAGCGGCAAGCTACGCCTTAAACCCCAAAAAGGAAGGCAAGCACATTATTCCTTTCCACCCCTTAACAGAGTACCCAAAAGATGctatggggaaaaataaattgtTTGCTGTGCCGGATGAACTTGCGAGACAGACCAGTCCAGATGTGAGTGTGGACTTGGCTTTTAAAGTCATAGTAGCCGTGTTGGCATTCCTCTTGTTCTCATTGCTGACCTGGAACCTCACCAAGGGGCACATCGTTTTGCCGTGCGTGGCAAAGAGCGTACATTGCAAACCCTCACAAGGGAGACGCTTAAACGTCCACAGAATGCCTAACAACGCATCAGCCGCTTCTCGGAGCGTAATAGTCAACTTGTTAGCGCCCCATTCTTTCTCTGAGAATATTCAATATGTTCATCCCAACCATTCTAAGAATGTCAATGTTAATAACAACTCAGGAGCCAAGTTCAGCGCAAGCCCTA
It encodes:
- the LOC142501352 gene encoding semaphorin-4E-like isoform X2, encoding MIKDVLETDLFIWPPALYGNIKAFMKEGFANFSTLLISEERNTLFIGAREAIFGVDMNNISKELYNEHWMVTDERQQECTRRGKDKEAECRNYILLLHKLNNSRLYVCGTNAFHPTCDYMLLSNDGIQLEGNAQESRGKCPFGPTLRFTSLIVDGQLYSATTNNFLGSEPIIFRSLGNPLRTEFKASWLNEPSFVNMDVVLESEMNPEEDDDKMYVFFSETAIEFESYNKHLVSRIARVCKGDLGGKRILQKRWTSFLKASLICSVPESNFQFNVIQDSFLLKTSDWRETIFYGIFIQQWGKLNISAVCAYSMETIQAVFSHGRYKEPLTMEHAHVKWVTFRGEVPVPRPGACVNGFARSLGYNTSLDLPDKTLQFVKDHPLLDDPVNPIGNRPVLIKRGANYIKLVVDRIVGLDKQAYEVMFLGTDNGYLHKAVSCDSEMFIIEESQLFQSPDPVQSLKLSSKKGFLYVGSPSQVVQLPVAVCSRYTNCMDCVLSRDPYCAWSRERQECVTVADHTGDFKAMIQSVKNGDASECPKVGNHIQDRSVLYGNSVRLSCTPVSNLAHTKWIFNGNSLHTDGPKYLLYEHGMVIFNVTVADRGLYDCQSVERANGKEFFLVAASYALNPKKEGKHIIPFHPLTEYPKDAMGKNKLFAVPDELARQTSPDVSVDLAFKVIVAVLAFLLFSLLTWNLTKGHIVLPCVAKSVHCKPSQGRRLNVHRMPNNASAASRSVIVNLLAPHSFSENIQYVHPNHSKNVNVNNNSGAKFSASPTDVSLSFGPDAAAGHVAYIEMETTT
- the LOC142501352 gene encoding semaphorin-4E-like isoform X5 translates to MNAKSVYFIFNLWHVVQAFIPNYVPRKTVYFRNGNIKAFMKEGFANFSTLLISEERNTLFIGAREAIFGVDMNNISKELYNEHWMVTDERQQECTRRGKDKEAECRNYILLLHKLNNSRLYVCGTNAFHPTCDYMLLSNDGIQLEGNAQESRGKCPFGPTLRFTSLIVEPSFVNMDVVLESEMNPEEDDDKMYVFFSETAIEFESYNKHLVSRIARVCKGDLGGKRILQKRWTSFLKASLICSVPESNFQFNVIQDSFLLKTSDWRETIFYGIFIQQWGKLNISAVCAYSMETIQAVFSHGRYKEPLTMEHAHVKWVTFRGEVPVPRPGACVNGFARSLGYNTSLDLPDKTLQFVKDHPLLDDPVNPIGNRPVLIKRGANYIKLVVDRIVGLDKQAYEVMFLGTDNGYLHKAVSCDSEMFIIEESQLFQSPDPVQSLKLSSKKGFLYVGSPSQVVQLPVAVCSRYTNCMDCVLSRDPYCAWSRERQECVTVADHTGDFKAMIQSVKNGDASECPKVGNHIQDRSVLYGNSVRLSCTPVSNLAHTKWIFNGNSLHTDGPKYLLYEHGMVIFNVTVADRGLYDCQSVERANGKEFFLVAASYALNPKKEGKHIIPFHPLTEYPKDAMGKNKLFAVPDELARQTSPDVSVDLAFKVIVAVLAFLLFSLLTWNLTKGHIVLPCVAKSVHCKPSQGRRLNVHRMPNNASAASRSVIVNLLAPHSFSENIQYVHPNHSKNVNVNNNSGAKFSASPTDVSLSFGPDAAAGHVAYIEMETTT
- the LOC142501352 gene encoding semaphorin-4E-like isoform X3 codes for the protein MNAKSVYFIFNLWHVVQAFIPNYVPRKTVYFRNGNIKAFMKEGFANFSTLLISEERNTLFIGAREAIFGVDMNNISKELYNAECRNYILLLHKLNNSRLYVCGTNAFHPTCDYMLLSNDGIQLEGNAQESRGKCPFGPTLRFTSLIVDGQLYSATTNNFLGSEPIIFRSLGNPLRTEFKASWLNEPSFVNMDVVLESEMNPEEDDDKMYVFFSETAIEFESYNKHLVSRIARVCKGDLGGKRILQKRWTSFLKASLICSVPESNFQFNVIQDSFLLKTSDWRETIFYGIFIQQWGKLNISAVCAYSMETIQAVFSHGRYKEPLTMEHAHVKWVTFRGEVPVPRPGACVNGFARSLGYNTSLDLPDKTLQFVKDHPLLDDPVNPIGNRPVLIKRGANYIKLVVDRIVGLDKQAYEVMFLGTDNGYLHKAVSCDSEMFIIEESQLFQSPDPVQSLKLSSKKGFLYVGSPSQVVQLPVAVCSRYTNCMDCVLSRDPYCAWSRERQECVTVADHTGDFKAMIQSVKNGDASECPKVGNHIQDRSVLYGNSVRLSCTPVSNLAHTKWIFNGNSLHTDGPKYLLYEHGMVIFNVTVADRGLYDCQSVERANGKEFFLVAASYALNPKKEGKHIIPFHPLTEYPKDAMGKNKLFAVPDELARQTSPDVSVDLAFKVIVAVLAFLLFSLLTWNLTKGHIVLPCVAKSVHCKPSQGRRLNVHRMPNNASAASRSVIVNLLAPHSFSENIQYVHPNHSKNVNVNNNSGAKFSASPTDVSLSFGPDAAAGHVAYIEMETTT
- the LOC142501352 gene encoding semaphorin-4D-like isoform X6, whose protein sequence is MNAKSVYFIFNLWHVVQAFIPNYVPRKTVYFRNGNIKAFMKEGFANFSTLLISEERNTLFIGAREAIFGVDMNNISKELYNLLSNDGIQLEGNAQESRGKCPFGPTLRFTSLIVDGQLYSATTNNFLGSEPIIFRSLGNPLRTEFKASWLNEPSFVNMDVVLESEMNPEEDDDKMYVFFSETAIEFESYNKHLVSRIARVCKGDLGGKRILQKRWTSFLKASLICSVPESNFQFNVIQDSFLLKTSDWRETIFYGIFIQQWGKLNISAVCAYSMETIQAVFSHGRYKEPLTMEHAHVKWVTFRGEVPVPRPGACVNGFARSLGYNTSLDLPDKTLQFVKDHPLLDDPVNPIGNRPVLIKRGANYIKLVVDRIVGLDKQAYEVMFLGTDNGYLHKAVSCDSEMFIIEESQLFQSPDPVQSLKLSSKKGFLYVGSPSQVVQLPVAVCSRYTNCMDCVLSRDPYCAWSRERQECVTVADHTGDFKAMIQSVKNGDASECPKVGNHIQDRSVLYGNSVRLSCTPVSNLAHTKWIFNGNSLHTDGPKYLLYEHGMVIFNVTVADRGLYDCQSVERANGKEFFLVAASYALNPKKEGKHIIPFHPLTEYPKDAMGKNKLFAVPDELARQTSPDVSVDLAFKVIVAVLAFLLFSLLTWNLTKGHIVLPCVAKSVHCKPSQGRRLNVHRMPNNASAASRSVIVNLLAPHSFSENIQYVHPNHSKNVNVNNNSGAKFSASPTDVSLSFGPDAAAGHVAYIEMETTT
- the LOC142501352 gene encoding semaphorin-4E-like isoform X1, coding for MNAKSVYFIFNLWHVVQAFIPNYVPRKTVYFRNGNIKAFMKEGFANFSTLLISEERNTLFIGAREAIFGVDMNNISKELYNEHWMVTDERQQECTRRGKDKEAECRNYILLLHKLNNSRLYVCGTNAFHPTCDYMLLSNDGIQLEGNAQESRGKCPFGPTLRFTSLIVDGQLYSATTNNFLGSEPIIFRSLGNPLRTEFKASWLNEPSFVNMDVVLESEMNPEEDDDKMYVFFSETAIEFESYNKHLVSRIARVCKGDLGGKRILQKRWTSFLKASLICSVPESNFQFNVIQDSFLLKTSDWRETIFYGIFIQQWGKLNISAVCAYSMETIQAVFSHGRYKEPLTMEHAHVKWVTFRGEVPVPRPGACVNGFARSLGYNTSLDLPDKTLQFVKDHPLLDDPVNPIGNRPVLIKRGANYIKLVVDRIVGLDKQAYEVMFLGTDNGYLHKAVSCDSEMFIIEESQLFQSPDPVQSLKLSSKKGFLYVGSPSQVVQLPVAVCSRYTNCMDCVLSRDPYCAWSRERQECVTVADHTGDFKAMIQSVKNGDASECPKVGNHIQDRSVLYGNSVRLSCTPVSNLAHTKWIFNGNSLHTDGPKYLLYEHGMVIFNVTVADRGLYDCQSVERANGKEFFLVAASYALNPKKEGKHIIPFHPLTEYPKDAMGKNKLFAVPDELARQTSPDVSVDLAFKVIVAVLAFLLFSLLTWNLTKGHIVLPCVAKSVHCKPSQGRRLNVHRMPNNASAASRSVIVNLLAPHSFSENIQYVHPNHSKNVNVNNNSGAKFSASPTDVSLSFGPDAAAGHVAYIEMETTT
- the LOC142501352 gene encoding semaphorin-4E-like isoform X4 → MNAKSVYFIFNLWHVVQAFIPNYVPRKTVYFRNGNIKAFMKEGFANFSTLLISEERNTLFIGAREAIFGVDMNNISKELYNEHWMVTDERQQECTRRGKDKELLSNDGIQLEGNAQESRGKCPFGPTLRFTSLIVDGQLYSATTNNFLGSEPIIFRSLGNPLRTEFKASWLNEPSFVNMDVVLESEMNPEEDDDKMYVFFSETAIEFESYNKHLVSRIARVCKGDLGGKRILQKRWTSFLKASLICSVPESNFQFNVIQDSFLLKTSDWRETIFYGIFIQQWGKLNISAVCAYSMETIQAVFSHGRYKEPLTMEHAHVKWVTFRGEVPVPRPGACVNGFARSLGYNTSLDLPDKTLQFVKDHPLLDDPVNPIGNRPVLIKRGANYIKLVVDRIVGLDKQAYEVMFLGTDNGYLHKAVSCDSEMFIIEESQLFQSPDPVQSLKLSSKKGFLYVGSPSQVVQLPVAVCSRYTNCMDCVLSRDPYCAWSRERQECVTVADHTGDFKAMIQSVKNGDASECPKVGNHIQDRSVLYGNSVRLSCTPVSNLAHTKWIFNGNSLHTDGPKYLLYEHGMVIFNVTVADRGLYDCQSVERANGKEFFLVAASYALNPKKEGKHIIPFHPLTEYPKDAMGKNKLFAVPDELARQTSPDVSVDLAFKVIVAVLAFLLFSLLTWNLTKGHIVLPCVAKSVHCKPSQGRRLNVHRMPNNASAASRSVIVNLLAPHSFSENIQYVHPNHSKNVNVNNNSGAKFSASPTDVSLSFGPDAAAGHVAYIEMETTT